One segment of Monomorium pharaonis isolate MP-MQ-018 chromosome 6, ASM1337386v2, whole genome shotgun sequence DNA contains the following:
- the LOC118646109 gene encoding uncharacterized protein LOC118646109, translating into MDPNVEPWVYPIFYPYGTQGWHRNLMRIHTRNPRRVSRSAYVKYRMAIRVEFNPFIRGRRLFQQWVVDNYVKIEKDRIDYCKENQKQLRAESYQGLVDYLQNAASDRNGHVGKMIILPSSFVGSPRNMMQNYQDAMAIVRKYGKPDFFITMTCNPNWREIKENLLPGQQTADRPDLCARVFDIKKKYLVDIITGQNYFGKVSAYINVIEFQKRGLPHLHMLIHLKHNYKITTPEIVDRYISAEIPDPCENPVLHDIIIKNMIHGPCGDWCIVNEKCSKHYPKPLQNETTMNEDGYPHYRRRDTGVTFERPGGYIVDNSFVVPYSPKLSLIFNCHINVEVVSSIKSVKYLYKYVYKGHDAATVVISGTAAEDNCINHDEIRDYIDTRYVGPVEACWRILNKNLQEKSHTVIRLPVHLPNKQNFTINIDNDENEIAAIIDQTTMLQEYFILNGRDEEARQYTYTEIPSYFAFKKQKINGRNISRWEKRKAHFKCIGRMYSISPTQIELFHLRLLLLTVKGATSFQDLRTVNNVVHETYTAACLTLGLIEDDEQWKRAMHEAEIWMMPRQLRRLFIRILIHCQPIYPEQLWEEFKVSMSEDYLRNCSNTLQAQRKSYININTLLTAEGMSLSNFPSMEQLNEIDESLNDVSFEETLEIGMQKCRQLNDNQKNIVDIILNAVNNSKENETINNCFYVDGPGGTGKTFVYITLWYLLKGRKKRVSTMVFTGIAATLLPQGKTVHKTFGLPVPLFCDSSSNIKAQSNEAQILKETDVFIWDEAPMAPRYALEIMDRTLRDIMLTDRLFGGKIVVILCSNCSNCNT; encoded by the coding sequence ATGGATCCGAACGTCGAACCTTGGGTATATCCAATATTTTATCCATATGGTACTCAAGGTTGGCATCGTAATTTAATGCGTATCCATACTAGAAATCCTAGACGTGTCAGTAGATCTGCATATGTTAAGTACAGAATGGCAATACGAGTTGAATTTAATCCTTTTATACGAGGAAGGCGATTGTTTCAACAGTGGGTCGTTgacaattatgttaaaattgaaaaagatcgAATTGACTACTGTAAAGAAAATCAAAAGCAATTAAGAGCCGAATCATATCAGGGATTAGtagattatttacaaaatgctGCAAGTGATAGAAACGGCCATGTTGGAAAAATGATTATACTTCCGTCGTCATTTGTTGGTTCACCTCGCAACATGATGCAAAATTATCAGGATGCCATGGCTATTGTTCGCAAGTATGGGAAACCAGATTTCTTTATAACAATGACTTGCAATCCTAACTGGCGAGAAATCAAAGAAAATCTACTTCCTGGTCAGCAAACAGCAGATAGACCTGATCTTTGTGCTCGtgtatttgatataaaaaaaaaatatcttgtggATATAATTACAGGACAAAATTACTTTGGGAAAGTATCAGCGTACATAAACGTTATCGAATTTCAAAAGCGCGGCTTACCGCACCTTCATATGTTAATACATttgaaacataattataaaataacaaccCCTGAGATTGTTGATAGATACATATCAGCAGAAATTCCTGATCCTTGTGAGAATCCTGTTTTGcacgatattattataaaaaacatgatTCATGGTCCATGTGGTGATTGGTGCATTGTCAatgaaaaatgttcaaaacacTACCCCAAACCATTGCAAAATGAAACAACAATGAATGAAGACGGATACCCACACTATCGCAGAAGAGATACTGGTGTGACTTTTGAACGCCCTGGTGGGTACATAGTTGACAACAGTTTTGTTGTACCTTACTCTCCAAAATTgtcacttatttttaattgtcacaTCAATGTTGAAGTTGTCTCGAGTATTAAATCCGTCAAATACTTATATAAGTATGTATACAAAGGTCATGATGCAGCCACTGTCGTTATTAGTGGAACTGCAGCAGAAgataattgcataaatcaCGATGAAATACGTGATTACATCGATACTCGATATGTCGGACCGGTCGAAGCATGTTGGCGTATTCTTAATAagaatttacaagaaaaaagtcACACTGTAATACGATTGCCCGTGCACTTACctaacaaacaaaattttacaatcaaCATTGACAACGACGAAAATGAAATTGCTGCTATTATAGATCAAACAACAATGTTACAAGAGTATTTCATATTGAATGGCCGTGATGAAGAAGCCAggcaatatacatatactgaAATTCCTTCTTATTTTGcctttaaaaaacaaaagattaaTGGCCGAAATATTTCTCGCTGGGAAAAACGAAAAGCTCATTTTAAATGCATTGGTCGTATGTACTCAATTAGTCCTACCCAGATAGAACTATTCCATCTACGATTGTTACTATTGACAGTGAAAGGTGCTACAAGTTTTCAAGATTTAAGAACAGTTAATAATGTTGTTCACGAAACATATACAGCTGCTTGCTTGACTTTAGGTCTTATAGAAGATGACGAACAGTGGAAACGAGCGATGCATGAAGCAGAAATTTGGATGATGCCCCGACAACTTCGAAGGTTGTTTATtcgtattttaattcattgcCAACCAATTTATCCTGAACAACTTTGGGAAGAATTTAAAGTCTCAATGTCAGAAGATTATTTACGAAACTGTAGTAATACATTACAAGCTCAAAgaaaatcttatattaatataaatacattgttAACCGCCGAAGGTATGAGTTTGTCCAATTTTCCAAGCATGGaacaattaaatgaaattgatGAGTCTTTGAATGATGTATCATTTGAAGAGACGTTGGAGATCGGTATGCAAAAATGCCGACAATTAAACgataatcaaaaaaatatagtagATATCATTCTAAATGCAGTAAACAATAGTAAGGAAaatgaaacaataaataattgtttttatgttGATGGCCCAGGTGGTACaggtaaaacttttgtatatatcACACTGTGGTATCTGTTAAAAGGCAGAAAGAAACGCGTTAGCACAATGGTTTTTACTGGCATTGCGGCAACATTGCTTCCACAAGGAAAAACCGTTCATAAAACTTTTGGATTACCCGTTCCACTTTTCTGTGACTCATCATCAAATATTAAAGCGCAATCAAACGAAGCACAAATTCTTAAAGAAACAGACGTATTTATTTGGGATGAAGCTCCAATGGCTCCAAGATACGCACTTGAGATTATGGATCGAACATTACGCGACATCATGCTTACTGATAGACTATTTGGTGGAAAAATTGTAGTAATACTTTGTAGTAATTGTAGTAATTGTAATACTTGA
- the LOC118646110 gene encoding ATP-dependent DNA helicase PIF1-like, with protein MRTLPHEIEFAKFLLDLGDGKLNDFDDNIQIPLQCTTAADSDIVIDTFGELIQKKQYKKAAHCVILSARNIDVDAINKRVVELLDNSTERTYTSIDSTENCGDNSDITEALLPEYLNSLSPSSLPPYELRLRKYSVIMLIRNLNINEGLCNGTRLMIFHLGNNMLKCEILIGDKAGEIVFINRITLYCENEYPFTFKRRQFPIKLAFAMTINKSQG; from the coding sequence ATGAGAACTCTACCTCATGAAATAGAATTTGCCAAATTTCTGCTAGATCTTGGAGATGGTAAGTTAAATGATTTTGATGACAATATACAAATTCCGTTACAGTGTACCACGGCCGCTGATTCTGATATTGTCATTGATACGTTTGGCGAACTTAtacaaaagaaacaatataaaaaagccGCTCACTGCGTTATTTTGTCAGCAAGAAACATTGACGTGGATGCTATTAATAAAAGAGTTGTTGAATTACTTGATAATTCAACTGAAAGGACCTACACGAGTATAGACAGCACCGAAAATTGTGGTGATAACAGTGATATTACTGAAGCGCTTTTaccagaatatttaaattctttgtcACCGTCATCTCTTCCACCTTATGAATTGCGCTTACGAAAATACAGTGTTATAATGCTCATACGAAATCTTAATATAAACGAGGGTTTGTGTAACGGTACTAGATTAATGATTTTTCATCTTGGAAATAACATGCTcaaatgtgaaattttaatagGTGATAAAGCTGGAGaaatagtatttataaatcGTATTACATTGTACTGCGAAAATGAATATCCATTTACATTTAAACGAAGACAATTTCCAATAAAACTTGCTTTTGCTATGACAATAAATAAGTCGCAGGGTTAG